In the Ramlibacter tataouinensis TTB310 genome, one interval contains:
- a CDS encoding VOC family protein, whose translation MLSRRSAFAACSCSVLALGVSACSVHAQSAISVGGVGAGSGRRHEDARPGRSSASGERRDGAGLPDVHHIGLVVANRDRALANVEGAFGFGRAYKFDANFPTARVSSGVTGFDLRIGFVWMGNTLLEFLEPVDERSPHATWLRDRGEGMHHLGYLVRSIDYELDAIGAARGGGRPPLLVQGSGSEQVRWVYLEGEVVAKVSQPRRANVAAWELTARQSRFTAHPATASRVRSGRSTDRRVRAPKPLEPAAPSG comes from the coding sequence ATGCTGTCCAGAAGATCTGCATTTGCAGCTTGCAGTTGCTCCGTCTTGGCGCTTGGTGTGTCCGCCTGCTCGGTCCACGCCCAAAGCGCGATCAGTGTCGGAGGCGTTGGGGCTGGGTCTGGCCGCCGGCACGAGGATGCGCGACCCGGACGTTCCAGCGCCAGCGGTGAGCGCCGCGACGGAGCCGGTCTGCCCGATGTGCACCACATTGGACTCGTCGTAGCGAACCGTGATCGAGCGTTGGCTAATGTCGAAGGCGCATTCGGCTTCGGTCGTGCGTACAAGTTCGACGCCAACTTCCCAACAGCAAGAGTGTCCAGCGGAGTGACTGGTTTCGACCTGCGCATAGGGTTCGTCTGGATGGGAAATACGCTGCTGGAGTTCCTCGAGCCCGTCGACGAACGATCGCCGCATGCAACCTGGCTGCGCGATCGTGGGGAGGGCATGCACCACCTCGGCTATCTGGTCAGGTCGATCGATTATGAGCTGGACGCCATCGGTGCTGCCCGGGGCGGTGGACGCCCTCCGCTTCTCGTCCAGGGGTCTGGCAGTGAACAGGTTCGCTGGGTCTACCTGGAAGGTGAGGTGGTGGCCAAGGTCTCGCAACCCCGACGTGCCAACGTTGCGGCATGGGAATTGACGGCGCGACAGTCTCGATTCACAGCGCATCCAGCAACTGCGTCAAGAGTTCGTTCAGGCCGTTCGACCGACCGGCGCGTGCGAGCGCCAAAGCCGCTAGAGCCGGCGGCGCCCAGCGGTTGA
- a CDS encoding helix-turn-helix transcriptional regulator, giving the protein MVALNSVPEKSTAHTGMAGNTMRSPVLALGGFLRDRRARLRPPPGTDSRRRTPGLRREEVAMRANVSVIWYTWLEQGRGGSPSEEVLERLAQALELDAAGREVLFLLAQHRPPPIKPAPSAAVTPSLQRVLDALTTSPTIVKSPNWDIVGWNAAAVAVLADYPSLPAGGRNVLRRLFSEDAVRASLPDWEADARFALAVFRVDAARAGDCPEAVALADELQETSADFRRLWAENEMRSNGSGIKRIQHPVVGALALEYSAFAVAGAEGLTMIVFTPKSGADAKAIESLLSDQPRLA; this is encoded by the coding sequence ATGGTTGCCCTAAATTCAGTGCCTGAAAAGTCGACGGCGCATACCGGTATGGCGGGTAACACGATGCGGAGCCCGGTTCTTGCACTTGGGGGGTTCCTGCGTGATCGGCGGGCGCGCCTGCGTCCACCGCCCGGAACCGACAGCCGCCGTCGAACGCCCGGACTCAGGCGTGAAGAAGTCGCCATGCGCGCGAATGTCAGTGTCATCTGGTACACATGGCTCGAGCAGGGTCGGGGTGGATCGCCCTCAGAGGAGGTTCTCGAACGCCTTGCCCAGGCGCTCGAGTTGGACGCGGCCGGACGTGAGGTTCTTTTTCTCCTGGCACAGCACCGGCCACCCCCGATCAAGCCAGCGCCATCAGCGGCTGTCACACCATCCCTGCAGCGGGTGTTGGACGCCTTGACGACAAGCCCGACCATTGTGAAAAGTCCGAACTGGGACATCGTGGGCTGGAACGCCGCCGCGGTCGCTGTGCTTGCCGACTACCCGTCCTTGCCGGCGGGTGGACGCAACGTTCTCCGGCGCCTCTTCAGTGAGGACGCGGTTCGCGCCTCGCTGCCAGACTGGGAGGCGGATGCGCGCTTCGCGCTGGCCGTGTTTCGCGTCGACGCCGCGCGCGCTGGTGACTGCCCCGAGGCCGTCGCGCTAGCCGACGAACTCCAGGAAACCAGCGCTGACTTTCGCCGGCTTTGGGCCGAGAACGAAATGCGCAGCAACGGAAGCGGTATAAAGCGAATCCAGCATCCAGTGGTCGGCGCCCTGGCGCTCGAGTACTCGGCATTTGCCGTTGCCGGCGCAGAAGGGCTGACGATGATTGTCTTCACTCCGAAGTCAGGGGCCGACGCGAAGGCCATCGAGTCACTACTCTCCGATCAGCCTCGATTGGCCTGA
- a CDS encoding SDR family oxidoreductase → MKIFVTGATGFIGGAVVRELLTAGHRVVGLARSDAADKTLTRMGVEAHRGELADLDSLAAGARACDGVIHTAFIHDFAQYEANARTDQRALKAMADALEGTNKPLVATSGTAVLAPGRIGTEADSPAPDGLGSIRAASEVVLAAADRGVRVSIVRLPPSVHDRGDHGFVPALIDVARRTGVAAYVGDGDNRWPAVHRLDAARLFRLALEKAPPGARLHGVGEEGVPMRSIAEAIGTGLGIPARSMSADEAAAHFGWMALFVGIDNSTSSAQTRASLGWQPQQIGLLDDMQASGYFS, encoded by the coding sequence ATGAAGATCTTTGTCACCGGAGCCACCGGCTTCATAGGCGGGGCCGTCGTGCGGGAGTTGCTGACGGCTGGGCACCGAGTTGTCGGCTTGGCTCGTAGTGACGCTGCAGACAAGACGTTGACGCGGATGGGCGTGGAAGCGCATCGGGGCGAGTTGGCAGACCTTGACAGTCTGGCTGCAGGTGCTCGCGCTTGCGATGGCGTGATCCACACCGCGTTCATCCATGACTTTGCTCAATACGAGGCCAATGCGCGGACCGATCAGCGAGCATTGAAAGCCATGGCGGACGCGCTCGAAGGGACGAACAAGCCCCTGGTCGCCACTTCGGGGACCGCAGTGCTCGCACCGGGGCGCATCGGCACGGAAGCAGATTCGCCAGCGCCCGACGGGCTGGGCAGCATCCGCGCGGCATCGGAAGTGGTGCTGGCTGCTGCCGACCGAGGCGTTCGGGTCAGCATCGTGCGCCTGCCGCCGTCGGTCCACGACAGGGGTGATCATGGCTTTGTGCCGGCGTTGATCGATGTCGCTCGGCGCACTGGCGTTGCCGCCTACGTCGGCGACGGCGACAACCGCTGGCCCGCTGTTCACCGGCTGGATGCAGCGCGCTTATTCCGCCTGGCACTCGAAAAGGCACCGCCCGGTGCCCGCTTGCACGGCGTCGGCGAGGAAGGCGTCCCCATGCGCTCGATCGCTGAGGCGATCGGCACAGGACTTGGTATTCCCGCACGCAGCATGTCGGCGGACGAGGCGGCGGCACACTTCGGTTGGATGGCGCTGTTTGTGGGCATTGATAACTCCACTTCCAGCGCTCAGACGCGTGCTTCTTTGGGATGGCAGCCACAGCAGATCGGCCTGCTAGACGACATGCAAGCAAGCGGCTACTTCTCTTGA
- a CDS encoding winged helix-turn-helix transcriptional regulator yields the protein MPESPKQALIDEFAARVILDQIADKWSVMILTVLCTEPSRFNAVKRRLGSITQKALTQALRRLERNGLIARRVITSSPIAVEYSITPLGRTLKDPVFALCAWTLAHEGEVERAQQEFDTRDQCADGHGHNEASRIVRHAPFRGQDRERHLVSDEADDG from the coding sequence ATGCCTGAATCGCCGAAGCAAGCGCTGATCGACGAGTTCGCCGCGCGCGTCATCCTGGATCAGATAGCGGACAAGTGGTCCGTCATGATCCTCACGGTGCTGTGCACGGAGCCGTCGCGGTTCAATGCCGTTAAGCGACGCCTGGGCAGCATCACTCAAAAGGCCCTGACCCAGGCATTGCGGCGCTTGGAACGCAATGGCCTCATCGCGCGTCGCGTGATCACGTCCTCGCCGATCGCAGTCGAATACTCGATCACGCCACTGGGCCGAACGCTCAAGGACCCGGTGTTTGCGTTGTGCGCCTGGACACTCGCACATGAGGGCGAGGTCGAACGCGCGCAGCAAGAATTTGACACGCGCGACCAATGCGCCGACGGACACGGTCACAACGAGGCTTCGCGCATAGTTCGGCATGCGCCGTTCCGCGGACAAGATCGAGAAAGGCATCTCGTCAGCGATGAAGCAGATGACGGATAG
- a CDS encoding alpha/beta fold hydrolase produces the protein MSKQAQDAAVIIAGAQVSSSIRSLEARDDPPAGNGWGSLIGALMLRALQAACLALGIATASLAAPVEAAAPGATLLISSTKHPLPPDISAKATLLVHTMPSIRGEATRATTLLFVPPGTPPPGGWPIVAWAHGTTTPGQKTCAPSLSPELDGGLTRDGFKSDYTFQIGSLVQAGHAVVAPDFEGLGASASVPYPYYSEASLARSLIAGVRAARQAEPTLSGRYAVVGHSDGGHAVLGVEAHAHEAPELALVGTVASVPYTSIAATAASFSTTARTATEKTTLENARMMEQFQGALMTVGLMVQSPDFDPGAIMGGDLKRVLPAFRSRCSVKAIALLDSAIKAKGAAFAGLKPGWAAHPRMSAFLAVNDPAANPGFTLSRPTLIVQGTADPFVLEPLTAKFVAKLQSTGATVTYKRYPGADHFSIIREAEADVLAFLRERFRLHDRASGAGRTP, from the coding sequence ATGTCAAAGCAAGCCCAAGATGCAGCGGTGATCATTGCCGGTGCGCAAGTCAGCAGCTCAATCAGGAGTCTGGAAGCTCGTGACGATCCGCCAGCAGGCAACGGGTGGGGTTCTCTGATCGGCGCATTGATGCTGCGTGCCTTGCAAGCCGCATGTCTGGCGCTCGGGATCGCAACCGCGAGCTTGGCCGCGCCCGTCGAGGCTGCTGCGCCAGGCGCTACCTTGCTGATCTCGTCAACAAAGCATCCCCTCCCCCCGGATATCAGCGCAAAGGCCACGCTGCTCGTTCACACCATGCCGAGCATCCGCGGCGAGGCGACGCGTGCCACGACCCTGCTGTTCGTGCCTCCCGGCACACCGCCGCCAGGCGGCTGGCCGATCGTTGCCTGGGCGCATGGTACGACCACCCCCGGGCAGAAGACCTGCGCTCCCAGCCTGAGCCCGGAGCTCGACGGAGGGCTGACACGCGACGGCTTCAAAAGCGACTACACCTTCCAGATCGGCAGTCTGGTGCAAGCGGGTCACGCCGTTGTGGCGCCCGACTTTGAAGGTCTGGGCGCGAGCGCGAGCGTGCCGTATCCGTACTACAGCGAAGCGAGCCTTGCCCGATCGCTGATCGCGGGCGTGCGCGCGGCGCGGCAAGCTGAACCGACCCTGTCGGGTCGCTATGCGGTGGTTGGCCACTCCGACGGAGGGCACGCGGTGCTGGGCGTCGAAGCGCATGCCCATGAAGCACCCGAGCTGGCCTTGGTCGGTACCGTGGCGTCCGTGCCCTACACGTCGATCGCCGCAACCGCCGCAAGCTTCAGCACGACGGCGAGAACGGCGACTGAGAAGACCACCCTCGAGAACGCACGAATGATGGAGCAGTTTCAAGGTGCGCTGATGACGGTCGGGCTGATGGTGCAATCACCCGACTTCGATCCGGGCGCGATCATGGGCGGCGACTTGAAGCGTGTTCTGCCAGCGTTCCGCTCGCGATGCTCCGTCAAGGCCATAGCCCTCCTCGACAGCGCGATCAAGGCGAAAGGAGCCGCCTTTGCCGGCCTCAAACCCGGTTGGGCCGCGCATCCCCGCATGAGCGCATTCCTTGCGGTCAACGATCCAGCGGCCAACCCAGGGTTCACCTTGAGTCGGCCGACATTGATCGTTCAGGGAACGGCCGACCCGTTCGTGCTCGAGCCACTGACCGCGAAATTCGTCGCGAAGCTTCAGTCCACCGGTGCAACTGTGACCTACAAGCGCTACCCCGGTGCCGATCATTTCAGCATCATCAGAGAGGCCGAGGCAGACGTGCTCGCGTTTCTGCGGGAGCGGTTTCGGCTGCACGACCGGGCTTCGGGGGCCGGTAGGACGCCCTGA
- a CDS encoding LysR substrate-binding domain-containing protein, which yields MCAIPAGHRLAERRTIRPADLDRERFIALSPEDTVRRRLNQVLEAAGVRPTVVVETPNSATVTALVQRGIGVGLTNPFANDAATRGVVFRPFQADVHFRTLLIFRPDTQKSRLVKELVASLIAARNTRPGEPV from the coding sequence GTGTGCGCCATCCCGGCAGGACACCGCCTGGCCGAGCGGCGCACCATCCGGCCCGCGGACCTGGACAGAGAGCGGTTCATCGCCCTGTCACCCGAGGACACGGTGCGCCGCCGCCTGAACCAGGTGCTGGAGGCAGCGGGCGTGCGGCCCACCGTGGTGGTGGAAACGCCCAACTCCGCCACGGTGACAGCGCTGGTCCAGCGCGGCATCGGCGTGGGCTTGACGAACCCGTTCGCCAACGATGCGGCAACCCGGGGCGTGGTCTTCCGCCCGTTCCAGGCCGACGTGCACTTCAGGACATTGCTGATCTTCCGCCCGGACACCCAGAAGTCCCGCCTCGTCAAGGAGCTGGTCGCCTCGCTCATCGCGGCGCGGAACACCAGGCCGGGCGAACCGGTCTGA
- a CDS encoding TonB-dependent receptor, whose translation MNTNINTKFKTTLLAQAAALATCGAAWAQPASEAQLRAVEVQGSRDGSTLQLATPSNTASRLGLTLRETPASVEILSQDVIQQRGARTFSEALRGAAGVTGGGAPASPTTVQTRGFSNITYLYDGMRSSGAGFVNRVQDTWNYERIEILKGPASVLYGDGAIGGVINFITKRPDRENPSREALVSYGSYGSYRAAAGLGGALGEAGAYRIDYSRNDTRVGTIANNGEKIDHLTTGLAFDLGRALRLDLSFDYLRDDNQAYYGTPLVPASFATQPTGVVSTPDGRVIDRRLVGLNYNIADQDNSSDTYWFRGRLTWRPTSQWTVRNELSANKADRVFLSSESAVFVAPGRINRDQTLITHDQNYVFNRLDASHDGKLAGLRNRFTIGSELSKTGFDSQRRFSNGSPATVATLQVDALNPEVGVFNRDPALTTGAGNRTDVTSDTQVASAFVEDALSVTDALTLVGGLRHDRIEVERSIRDLNTGNFTQFDQRYSANAVRLGAVYDITKSSTVYAQYTNATVPVSALFLLSAANAAFPLSRGKQVEVGFKQSLPEARLEWTAAVYRIELDDVLSRDAANPNVTVNNGQQSSRGIELAAAWRATRQLTLSGNYAALDARFDSLVEAGGVSRVGNTPANVPERVANVFATYRLADVPVEFFLGVNRTSHMYTDTANTIRINGYTVADAAVSWWLKPALLSFRVRNLTDKLYANYAGRATSQVLIAPGRTFEVAAKFDF comes from the coding sequence ATGAACACCAACATCAACACCAAGTTCAAGACCACCCTGCTCGCGCAGGCCGCTGCACTGGCCACTTGCGGCGCTGCCTGGGCTCAGCCGGCGAGCGAGGCGCAGCTGCGCGCCGTGGAGGTGCAGGGCAGCCGCGACGGCAGCACGCTGCAGCTGGCTACGCCGAGCAACACCGCGTCGCGCCTGGGCCTGACGCTGCGCGAGACGCCAGCCTCGGTGGAGATCCTGTCGCAGGACGTGATCCAGCAGCGCGGCGCGCGCACGTTCTCCGAGGCGCTGCGCGGTGCGGCCGGCGTCACCGGCGGCGGGGCGCCGGCCTCGCCCACCACCGTGCAGACGCGGGGTTTTTCCAACATCACCTACCTGTACGACGGCATGCGCTCCTCCGGCGCCGGCTTCGTCAACCGGGTGCAGGACACCTGGAACTACGAGCGCATCGAGATCCTCAAGGGTCCGGCTTCCGTGCTGTACGGCGATGGCGCCATCGGCGGCGTGATCAACTTCATCACCAAGCGGCCGGACCGTGAGAACCCCAGCCGCGAGGCGTTGGTCAGCTACGGCAGCTACGGCTCCTACCGCGCGGCGGCCGGCCTGGGCGGCGCGCTGGGCGAGGCGGGCGCCTACCGCATCGACTACAGCCGCAACGACACGCGCGTGGGCACCATCGCCAACAACGGCGAGAAGATCGATCACCTGACCACCGGCCTGGCGTTCGACCTGGGCCGCGCCCTGCGGCTGGATCTGTCGTTCGACTACCTGCGCGACGACAACCAGGCCTACTACGGTACGCCGCTGGTGCCGGCCTCGTTCGCCACGCAGCCGACCGGCGTGGTGAGCACGCCCGACGGCCGCGTGATCGATCGCCGGCTCGTCGGCCTGAACTACAACATCGCGGACCAGGACAACTCGTCCGACACCTACTGGTTCCGCGGCCGCCTGACCTGGCGGCCGACGTCGCAGTGGACGGTGCGCAACGAGCTCTCGGCCAACAAGGCCGACCGCGTGTTCCTCAGCTCCGAAAGCGCGGTGTTCGTGGCGCCCGGCCGCATCAACCGCGACCAGACCCTGATCACGCACGACCAGAACTACGTCTTCAACCGCCTGGATGCCAGCCACGACGGCAAGCTGGCCGGCCTGCGCAACCGCTTCACCATCGGCAGCGAGCTGAGCAAGACCGGCTTCGATAGCCAGCGGCGTTTTTCCAACGGCTCACCTGCGACCGTGGCGACGTTGCAGGTGGATGCGCTCAACCCCGAGGTGGGCGTGTTCAACCGCGACCCGGCGCTCACCACGGGTGCCGGCAACCGCACCGACGTGACCTCCGACACCCAGGTGGCGTCGGCCTTCGTGGAAGACGCGCTCTCCGTCACCGACGCCCTCACCCTCGTCGGCGGGCTGCGGCACGACCGCATCGAGGTGGAGCGCAGCATTCGCGACCTGAACACCGGCAACTTCACGCAGTTCGACCAGCGCTACAGCGCCAATGCGGTGCGCCTCGGCGCGGTTTACGACATCACCAAGTCGTCCACCGTCTACGCTCAGTACACCAATGCCACGGTGCCGGTGAGCGCGCTGTTCCTGCTGTCTGCCGCGAACGCGGCCTTCCCGCTGTCGCGCGGCAAGCAGGTCGAGGTCGGCTTCAAGCAGAGCCTGCCTGAGGCCCGGCTGGAGTGGACGGCGGCCGTCTACCGCATCGAGCTGGACGACGTGCTCTCGCGCGACGCGGCCAACCCGAACGTGACGGTCAACAACGGCCAGCAGTCCTCGCGCGGCATCGAGCTGGCGGCCGCCTGGCGCGCCACGCGGCAGCTCACGCTGTCGGGCAACTACGCGGCGCTGGACGCGCGGTTCGACAGCCTGGTGGAGGCCGGCGGCGTCTCGCGCGTGGGCAACACGCCGGCCAACGTGCCCGAGCGCGTGGCCAACGTCTTCGCCACCTACCGGCTGGCTGACGTGCCGGTGGAGTTCTTCCTGGGCGTCAACCGCACCAGCCACATGTACACCGACACGGCCAACACCATCCGCATCAACGGCTACACCGTGGCCGACGCGGCGGTGAGCTGGTGGCTCAAGCCGGCGCTGCTCAGCTTCCGCGTGCGCAACCTCACCGACAAGCTGTACGCCAACTACGCCGGCCGCGCCACCAGCCAGGTGCTGATCGCGCCGGGGCGGACGTTCGAGGTGGCGGCGAAGTTCGACTTCTGA